The Blastopirellula sediminis sequence ATTCAAGAGCGATAGACCAGGGTTGCTAGCGGGGTGATGCATCGGGAGAGCCCCCCATGGTCAAAACGCCTCTACCAACCGACGTCGCCGGACAATGACGAATGTCGAATTCCGAATGACGAAATTGGGACCGGACCGCCAACGATTTTTTCTTGTTCAATAACGGGCGCTCCCGACGAAGTCCATTCGGACCCATCAACGCCGGTCGATAGTATGGACCGCTCGGCTTCATTTTTTTCACGCGACGGTGAACTGAATCAGACCGCCACGATTCCTTCGCGCCCAAACCGACAGTGGACTGGACTGCAACATTTTTTTCTTGGACGCATTGCGGTCCGAGCGCCAATTCTTCGCCGCTCCGTCAGCGCGCAGCGGTAGCGCAATTCGCGAGACGCTTCTCACGCGAAACTCCGATCCAGCGGACTGATTTCGGGGCGCGCGATACCACCAGATACGGCCAAAGACGACCGTCGCGCACCAACGGGAATCGACCACGAATCCGTGCGCTTTGTCAACAGACAAAGTTAGGCGACCGCGCGCCTCAGGCGACGCTCGTAGTCGCCCAACTACTTCCCTTCGACGAGCGTTCGCGCCATGGTGATCGCCGTTTCGTGCCCAGCGGGGTCCGATTGCAGATTACAGAGGACGATCAGGGTGACGCCGGTCTTGGGGTCGTGCCCCATGAACGATTGGTAGCCAGGGAGCGAACCGTCGTGGCCGAGCATCGGCCCGAGCTTGGCGATCCCGAGACCGTAGGAAGGACCTTGCGGGTTGTCGGGCTGGGCAGGTCGAAAGCTCTCCATTTGCGTTTTGTGCATTTCCGGAGAGAGCAGCTTGCCGCCGACCAGCGCTTCGACGTAGGTCGCCAGGTCTTTGGCGGTCGAGATTCCGGCGCCGGCCGCCCAGCCCCACGACGGATTGTCGTTGGTGTGGTCGCTTGGCAGAAGCTTGCCGGCGAGCGCCTCTTTTTGCTGATCTTCCGGCAAGACGGGGTTTTCGTTCGTGCCAAACAAATAGCCGTGGGAAAACGGCGGCGGCAGTTGGTTGTCGCTCAGGGCCGGTAGCGAGGTTCGGGTCAACTTGAGCGGGGCGAAGATCCGCTCCTGAAACGCTTTTTCGAGCGGCATGCCGGTCAATTTCTCAGCGATCACGCCCAGCATCACCGTATTGGTATTCGAATAGTCGTAGGCCGTTCCAGGCTTGAAGAGCGGCTTCTGCTCGATGCCGATTTGAATCAGCTCTTGCGGGGCGAAGACGCGCTGCGGCTGCTGATCCATCGTCTGATTGAAGGACTTCAGTTCGCTGTAAGTCGGAATGCCGCTCCGCATCGAGAGGAGATCGGCGATCGTGATCTCATCTCCTTGCGGGACGTCTTGGAAGAACTTCGAAACCTTGTCGTCGAGTTTGAGCTTCCCTTCCTGCACCAATTGCAAGATCACGACGCCGGTCATGGTCTTGGTATTGGAACCAATCCGAAACGCCATGTCGGTTTGCATCGGCGCCTTCGTTTTCAGATCAGCGACGCCAAACGCCTTGAGCCACTCCTGATCCCCTTTGCGGATCAGCACGACGACGCCGGGGATGGCCTTCTCTTGCATCATCCCCTCGACCGTCGCCGTCAATTTCGCTTCATCGACCGGCCACTGGCCAAAGACGCTGGTGCAGGTCGCACAGAAAAGCGGCATGGCGATCACGAGCGAGAGCGTGCGCGAAAGAAGCATGAGTCGTTTCCCTGGGACGTGGGGCAGGCAGTTTGTTTCGATACCTAACTATACGTTACGAAGCCCTAATCGACCTGGTCAGTTTGTAGGGAATCCTCAGGATCTTCGGAAAGCGAAAGTCGATTCCGATTCGTTCCCCGCAAGTCGACGTTTCGCTGCGCCGACTATTCCGCCGCCAGGTGATTGGGCAAGTTCCAAAGATGGACGGTCCCGGTTCCGTTGGCCGTTACCAGACTGCCGTCCGGCAAGAACGCGATCGATTCGATGCGACTCACATCGTCATCGAGAACCAGCAGCGGTCGCCCGGAAGGAATCTCCCAGATCCACACCTCTCCCGACCACGTCGTCGCCGCCAACCGCTTGCCATCGGGTGAGAACTCCATGTCGGCCGAAAGGTAGGCGGCCCCATACATCGGCGGCCCGACTTGTTTTTTCTCCTTCAGATCCCAGAGGAGAATGGTCCCTTGCGATAGGACCGCCAAGAGGGAACCATCCGGCGTCGTCGCCACGCCGCCAATGGTCGACGGTCGCCGCATCTCTTCCGAAAAGAGATCGCTGCGTGGGGTGAGCTGTTCATTGTCAAAGGACCAGG is a genomic window containing:
- a CDS encoding serine hydrolase domain-containing protein gives rise to the protein MLLSRTLSLVIAMPLFCATCTSVFGQWPVDEAKLTATVEGMMQEKAIPGVVVLIRKGDQEWLKAFGVADLKTKAPMQTDMAFRIGSNTKTMTGVVILQLVQEGKLKLDDKVSKFFQDVPQGDEITIADLLSMRSGIPTYSELKSFNQTMDQQPQRVFAPQELIQIGIEQKPLFKPGTAYDYSNTNTVMLGVIAEKLTGMPLEKAFQERIFAPLKLTRTSLPALSDNQLPPPFSHGYLFGTNENPVLPEDQQKEALAGKLLPSDHTNDNPSWGWAAGAGISTAKDLATYVEALVGGKLLSPEMHKTQMESFRPAQPDNPQGPSYGLGIAKLGPMLGHDGSLPGYQSFMGHDPKTGVTLIVLCNLQSDPAGHETAITMARTLVEGK